GTGCGGAGCGAAGCCTTGCTCTGCAAGGCGCGAGCGTGTGAGAAAACGGACAGGATGTACCGTTTGCGAACTATGGAAGAAGGACAGCATAAATGAGTATTGAAGAATCACAAAGCTTATTCTGGGAACTGAAAGAGCAGGTCAAGGGCTTTTATCCTGTGGTCAATGAGGAAGACATAACCGAAAGAATCCGCAGGGTGGACGAAATGTCCATTAACGAGCCTGACTTCTGGACAAAAAAAGAGTCAAAAGCGCTGCTTAAAGAACAGTCAAACATGAAGAAATTCCTTGAAGAATGGAAAGAGGTAAAAGGCCTTGTTGATGAGGTTGAAACCCTTATAGAACTCTACGGCGAAGGTGCGGAAGAGGTCGGCGAGGAGATTGTCGCTGTAACTGATAAACTGGAAACCACTATCAGACAGTTTGAGCTTAAGCTCATACTGGACGACCCCCATGACCCTAACAACGCAATCCTCACCATTCACTCCGGAGCGGGCGGAACAGAGTCCAACGACTGGGCGCAGATGCTTTACCGCATGTACACCAGGTACGCAGAGAGAATGGGATTCAAGTGCGAAGTTATGGATATGGTGGAAGGTGAGGAAGCGGGCATAAAATCCGTTACTTTCAACATCATAGGCGCTTACGCCTTCGGTTATCTCAAAGGAGAGATAGGCGTTCACAGACTTGTGCGGATCTCCCCGTTCGATTCCCAGAGCAGAAGACACACATCATTCGCCTCCGTATTTGTTCTCCCTGAGATTGATGACGACATAGAAATAGAGATCAACGAATCCGAACTCCAGATAGATACCTACCGGGCCAGCGGCGCGGGCGGTCAGCACATCAACACCACGGACTCCGCAGTGCGCATAACCCACCAACCCACCGGAATAGTGGTCACATGCCAGAACGAGCGCAGCCAGCATAAGAACAAGGCTCACGCTATGAAGCTCCTTAAAGCGAAGCTCTATGACCACGAAATGAAAAAGCGCAACGAAGAGCGTGACAAGCTGGAAAGCACCAAAACCGACATCGGCTGGGGCAGCCAGATACGAAGCTATGTTATGCATCCGTACAAAATGGTTAAGGACCTGAGAACGAGACACGAGACCGGAAACGTGGACAGTGTTATGGATGGCGGACTTGAACCCTTTATCAGATCATATCTTCTTCATTCGGCAGGTATAGAAAGTGATGCAAAAGAAAATTGAGTCTCTACGGCCTACATACGCTCAGATAGACTTAAACGCATTTGCGCATAACATAGAACAGGCAAGAAGCTTAAGCGGAACGGATATAATAGCCATCATAAAGGCCGACGGCTACGGCCACGGGGCGCTTCCTCTGGCGGAATACGCATGGAAACGCTGCGGGGTGAAACGCTTCGGCGTTGCCACTCTGTTTGAGGGGATCATACTGAGGGAGCATCTCGGCCGTGAGCCTATGATATTCCTTCTGGGATATGTGGATCAGTATCTTCATGACGAAATGTTCAGCAATAACCTGATCCCCGCGGTTTTTGACGATGAAATAGCCTCGGCTTACCATGCCTATCTCGCGAAACATGACCGCACAGCGGATATAACCCTCAAGATAGACACCGGAATGCACAGGCTGGGCTACCAGCCGGATATGGA
Above is a genomic segment from Geovibrio ferrireducens containing:
- the prfB gene encoding peptide chain release factor 2 gives rise to the protein MSIEESQSLFWELKEQVKGFYPVVNEEDITERIRRVDEMSINEPDFWTKKESKALLKEQSNMKKFLEEWKEVKGLVDEVETLIELYGEGAEEVGEEIVAVTDKLETTIRQFELKLILDDPHDPNNAILTIHSGAGGTESNDWAQMLYRMYTRYAERMGFKCEVMDMVEGEEAGIKSVTFNIIGAYAFGYLKGEIGVHRLVRISPFDSQSRRHTSFASVFVLPEIDDDIEIEINESELQIDTYRASGAGGQHINTTDSAVRITHQPTGIVVTCQNERSQHKNKAHAMKLLKAKLYDHEMKKRNEERDKLESTKTDIGWGSQIRSYVMHPYKMVKDLRTRHETGNVDSVMDGGLEPFIRSYLLHSAGIESDAKEN